In one Bacteroides sp. genomic region, the following are encoded:
- a CDS encoding MFS transporter: MSKTITKLSVKEKIGYGLGDTASHFVWDMVGFWILIFYTDTFGISAAAAGTIMLIARIWDMVSDPLMGVIADRTNTRWGKFRPYLLWMALPYSILAVLTFTTPDFGPSGKVVYAGVTYFLLMTVFTAINLPYSSLGAVMTSDSYERAGLNSYRFIFAFAGQLIVTGTALYLANYFGRGNTAQGYQYTLILFAVISLILFMITFKTTKERISPPPTQQKNLKEDIKNLFRNKPWVILFFVGILSFVMFAMQNLSIAYYFKYYIGNEESVQLFNVIGSVALILGIPLSKPLAKRFGKRNVYIASSLISGTFFISLYVPGNDNVYTIYTLNILAKFTYAPAVPLLWTMLADAADYSEWKFGRRATGLVFSAATFAQKAGWGIGGALAGWLLALFRFIPNIEQTTTTITGIKLMISVFPGILYMSCAILLYFYAIDHKTCLVMQDELEQRRERQ; the protein is encoded by the coding sequence ATGAGCAAAACCATTACGAAGCTATCAGTAAAGGAAAAGATAGGTTATGGCTTGGGCGATACTGCCTCCCACTTCGTATGGGATATGGTGGGCTTCTGGATTTTGATTTTCTATACCGATACTTTTGGAATATCTGCTGCCGCAGCTGGCACCATCATGCTGATTGCCCGCATCTGGGATATGGTTAGTGATCCGCTGATGGGCGTAATTGCCGACAGGACCAATACGCGCTGGGGTAAATTCCGCCCCTACTTGTTATGGATGGCATTGCCCTATAGTATACTGGCTGTGCTGACTTTTACAACTCCTGATTTCGGTCCCAGTGGTAAAGTAGTGTATGCCGGGGTAACCTATTTCTTGCTGATGACCGTTTTTACTGCCATCAACCTGCCTTATTCTTCATTGGGAGCGGTTATGACCTCTGATTCATACGAAAGGGCAGGATTGAACTCATATCGCTTTATTTTTGCCTTTGCAGGGCAACTTATCGTAACCGGCACTGCGCTATACCTGGCAAACTATTTCGGTAGAGGAAATACAGCCCAAGGGTACCAATATACCCTGATCCTTTTTGCGGTGATTAGTTTAATTCTGTTTATGATCACCTTCAAAACCACAAAGGAAAGGATTAGCCCTCCTCCAACCCAGCAAAAAAACCTAAAGGAAGATATCAAGAACCTCTTTAGAAATAAGCCCTGGGTTATTCTGTTTTTTGTTGGTATCCTCTCTTTTGTGATGTTCGCCATGCAAAATCTATCCATTGCCTATTACTTCAAATACTACATTGGCAATGAAGAAAGCGTTCAATTGTTCAATGTGATTGGTTCTGTTGCCTTGATTTTGGGCATACCCCTATCCAAACCACTTGCCAAGCGATTTGGAAAACGAAACGTTTATATCGCAAGTTCTCTAATATCAGGGACATTCTTCATTTCCCTTTATGTTCCGGGAAATGATAACGTCTATACTATTTACACACTAAACATCCTGGCAAAGTTCACCTATGCACCTGCTGTTCCGTTACTTTGGACCATGCTCGCCGATGCTGCAGATTACTCTGAATGGAAGTTTGGCAGGCGGGCAACAGGGCTGGTATTTTCGGCAGCCACTTTTGCCCAAAAAGCTGGCTGGGGCATAGGTGGGGCACTTGCTGGTTGGCTACTTGCATTGTTCAGATTTATCCCTAATATTGAACAAACAACCACCACAATTACCGGAATAAAATTGATGATATCTGTTTTCCCAGGCATCCTTTATATGTCGTGTGCCATTCTCCTGTATTTCTATGCCATTGATCATAAAACCTGTCTGGTAATGCAGGATGAATTGGAGCAAAGAAGGGAGAGACAATAA